The Candoia aspera isolate rCanAsp1 chromosome 6, rCanAsp1.hap2, whole genome shotgun sequence genome has a segment encoding these proteins:
- the MFN1 gene encoding mitofusin-1 isoform X1: MADCNPSPLKHFVLAKKKITAIFEELLSYVTEGASFVEETYKNPELECIATMDELAEIQAYKNKLAIIGEVLARRHMKVAFFGRTSSGKSSVINAMLWDKVLPSGIGHTTNCFLSVEGTDGDKAYLMTEGSDEKKSVKAINQLAHALHMDKDLEAGCLVHVFWPKTKCALLRDDLVLVDSPGTDVTTELDSWIDKFCLDADVFVLVANSESTLMNTEKQFFHKVNEKLSKPNIFILNNRWDASASEPEYMEDVRKQHMERCLTFLVDELRVVDRSEAQNRIFFVSAKEVLSARKHKAQGMPEGGDALAEGFQTRFQEFKHFEKIFEECISQSAVKTKFEQHTIRAKQILETVKNIMDSVNVAAAHQRVHSMEEREEQKDRLEFVRNQLNFLTDEIKRKIKEVTEEVANKVSSAMTDEICRLSVLVDEFNSDFHPSPQVLKLYKGELNKHLEEGLGRNLADRCSSEVNNSMHQSQQEMIENLQSLLPSDVQDKLHLLIPCRQFDLSYDLNCHSLCSDFQEDITFRFSLGWTALVSRFLGPQHAHRVLLSMAEPALAIPRSLASTPCTTSAPTLTPENASQEELMVSLVTNLASLTSRTSMTVVILGGLIWRTVGWKVISLSLSMYGLLYLYERLTWTMKAKERVFKQQFVNYATEKLQLIINLTSANCSHQVQQEMATTFARLCQQVDITEKNLEEEIERLSKTITQLEKIQNSSKHLRKKAVYLEDEFDCFSKDFLQKKKCGI, encoded by the exons ATGGCGGACTGTAATCCCTCCCCACTTAAGCACTTTGTATTGGCTAAGAAGAAGATTACTGCTATTTTTGAAGAGCTGCTGAGTTATGTTACCGAAGGAGCAAGCTTTGTTGAAG AAACCTACAAAAACCCAGAGCTTGAATGTATAGCTACCATGGACGAACTTGCAGAAATACAGGCATATAAAAACAAGCTGGCCATAATTGGTGAAGTATTAGCACGGCGGCATATGAAAGTAGCTTTTTTTGGCAG AACCAGCAGTGGGAAGAGCTCTGTGATCAATGCGATGCTGTGGGACAAGGTGCTGCCAAGCGGCATTGGGCACACCACTAACTGCTTTCTCAGTGTAGAAGGAACCGATGGCGATAAAGCTTACCTGATGACTGAAGGCTCAGACGAAAAGAAGAGTGTTAAGGCAA TTAATCAACTTGCCCATGCACTCCATATGGATAAAGACTTAGAAGCTGGTTGCTTAGTTCATGTCTTTTGGCCTAAAACCAAATGTGCCCTCCTGAGAGACGACTTGGTCTTAGTGGACAG TCCAGGCACTGACGTCACCACAGAGCTTGACAGCTGGATTGACAAATTCTGCCTGGatgctgatgtttttgttttagttgCTAATTCGGAGTCAACCCTCATGAATACG GAGAAACAGTTTTTCCACAAAGTGAATGAAAAACTTTCTAAACCAAACATTTTTATCCTGAATAACCGCTGGGATGCTTCTGCCTCAGAACCTGAATACATGGAGGAT GTACGCAAACAGCACATGGAGCGTTGCCTGACTTTCTTGGTGGATGAGCTCAGAGTTGTGGATCGTTCTGAAGCCCAAAATCGAATTTTCTTTGTTTCAGCCAAGGAAGTTCTCAGTGCAAGGAAACACAAAGCTCAGGgcatgcctgagggag GTGATGCACTCGCCGAGGGATTTCAGACACggttccaagaatttaagcattTTGAGAAAATATTTGAG GAGTGTATCTCGCAATCAGCTGTGAAAACCAAGTTTGAGCAGCACACTATCAGAGCTAAACAGATCCTTGAGACTGTGAAAAACATTATGGACAGCGTAAACGTGGCAGCAGCCCATCAAAG AGTGCATTCAATGGAAGAACGAGAGGAGCAGAAAGACAGGTTGGAATTCGTGCGAAACCAGCTCAACTTTTTAACAGACGAGATTAAGAGGAAAATTAAAGAAGTTACAGAAGAAGTTGCCAACAAG GTGTCTTCTGCCATGACTGATGAAATTTGTCGGCTTTCTGTTTTGGTAGATGAGTTTAACTCTGATTTCCATCCATCCCCACAAGTTTTGAAGCTTTATAAAGGT GAACTCAACAAACACCTAGAGGAAGGATTAGGAAGGAATCTGGCTGACCGTTGCTCCAGTGAAGTCAACAACTCTATGCATCAATCCCAACAAGAAATGATTG aaaaTCTGCAGTCGCTCTTGCCTTCTGATGTCCAGGACAAGCTCCACTTGCTCATTCCATGCAGGCAATTTGACCTGAGCTACGATTTGAACTGCCACAGCCTCTGCTCAGATTTTCAGGAGGATATCACATTTCGGTTCTCCCTGGGCTGGACGGCTCTTGTTAGTCGCTTCCTGGGCCCTCAACACGCTCACCGGGTTCTGCTCAGCATGGCAGAACCAGCTCTTGCC ATCCCTAGATCTCTTGCCTCCACTCCTTGCACCACTAGTGCTCCCACTCTAACCCCGGAGAATGCATCGCAGGAGGAGCTTATGGTTTCCTTGGTCACCAATCTGGCCTCACTGACATCTCGGACTTCCATGACGGTCGTCATCCTTGGCGGTCTG ATTTGGAGAACGGTTGGCTGGAAGGTCATCTCTCTTTCCCTGAGTATGTATGGGCTATTGTATCTCTACGAGAGGCTTACTTGGACAATGAAAGCCAAAGAACGGGTTTTTAAGCAGCAGTTTGTCAACTATGCTACAGAAAAGCTGCAACTGATCATCAACCTTACCAGCGCAAACTGTAGCCATCAGGTGCAACA GGAAATGGCCACCACATTTGCTCGCCTCTGCCAGCAGGTTGATATCACAGAGAAGAATCTGGAGGAGGAGATTGAACGCTTGTCCAAAACAATTACTCAGCTAGAAAAAATCCAGAACAGCTCAAAGCATCTACG GAAGAAAGCTGTTTATCTTGAAGATGAATTTGACTGTTTTTCCAAGGATTTTCTCCAGAAAAAGAAGTGTGGAATTTAA
- the MFN1 gene encoding mitofusin-1 isoform X3 → MADCNPSPLKHFVLAKKKITAIFEELLSYVTEGASFVEETYKNPELECIATMDELAEIQAYKNKLAIIGEVLARRHMKVAFFGRTSSGKSSVINAMLWDKVLPSGIGHTTNCFLSVEGTDGDKAYLMTEGSDEKKSVKAINQLAHALHMDKDLEAGCLVHVFWPKTKCALLRDDLVLVDSPGTDVTTELDSWIDKFCLDADVFVLVANSESTLMNTEKQFFHKVNEKLSKPNIFILNNRWDASASEPEYMEDVRKQHMERCLTFLVDELRVVDRSEAQNRIFFVSAKEVLSARKHKAQGMPEGGDALAEGFQTRFQEFKHFEKIFEECISQSAVKTKFEQHTIRAKQILETVKNIMDSVNVAAAHQRVHSMEEREEQKDRLEFVRNQLNFLTDEIKRKIKEVTEEVANKVSSAMTDEICRLSVLVDEFNSDFHPSPQVLKLYKGELNKHLEEGLGRNLADRCSSEVNNSMHQSQQEMIENLQSLLPSDVQDKLHLLIPCRQFDLSYDLNCHSLCSDFQEDITFRFSLGWTALVSRFLGPQHAHRVLLSMAEPALAIPRSLASTPCTTSAPTLTPENASQEELMVSLVTNLASLTSRTSMTVVILGGLEESCLS, encoded by the exons ATGGCGGACTGTAATCCCTCCCCACTTAAGCACTTTGTATTGGCTAAGAAGAAGATTACTGCTATTTTTGAAGAGCTGCTGAGTTATGTTACCGAAGGAGCAAGCTTTGTTGAAG AAACCTACAAAAACCCAGAGCTTGAATGTATAGCTACCATGGACGAACTTGCAGAAATACAGGCATATAAAAACAAGCTGGCCATAATTGGTGAAGTATTAGCACGGCGGCATATGAAAGTAGCTTTTTTTGGCAG AACCAGCAGTGGGAAGAGCTCTGTGATCAATGCGATGCTGTGGGACAAGGTGCTGCCAAGCGGCATTGGGCACACCACTAACTGCTTTCTCAGTGTAGAAGGAACCGATGGCGATAAAGCTTACCTGATGACTGAAGGCTCAGACGAAAAGAAGAGTGTTAAGGCAA TTAATCAACTTGCCCATGCACTCCATATGGATAAAGACTTAGAAGCTGGTTGCTTAGTTCATGTCTTTTGGCCTAAAACCAAATGTGCCCTCCTGAGAGACGACTTGGTCTTAGTGGACAG TCCAGGCACTGACGTCACCACAGAGCTTGACAGCTGGATTGACAAATTCTGCCTGGatgctgatgtttttgttttagttgCTAATTCGGAGTCAACCCTCATGAATACG GAGAAACAGTTTTTCCACAAAGTGAATGAAAAACTTTCTAAACCAAACATTTTTATCCTGAATAACCGCTGGGATGCTTCTGCCTCAGAACCTGAATACATGGAGGAT GTACGCAAACAGCACATGGAGCGTTGCCTGACTTTCTTGGTGGATGAGCTCAGAGTTGTGGATCGTTCTGAAGCCCAAAATCGAATTTTCTTTGTTTCAGCCAAGGAAGTTCTCAGTGCAAGGAAACACAAAGCTCAGGgcatgcctgagggag GTGATGCACTCGCCGAGGGATTTCAGACACggttccaagaatttaagcattTTGAGAAAATATTTGAG GAGTGTATCTCGCAATCAGCTGTGAAAACCAAGTTTGAGCAGCACACTATCAGAGCTAAACAGATCCTTGAGACTGTGAAAAACATTATGGACAGCGTAAACGTGGCAGCAGCCCATCAAAG AGTGCATTCAATGGAAGAACGAGAGGAGCAGAAAGACAGGTTGGAATTCGTGCGAAACCAGCTCAACTTTTTAACAGACGAGATTAAGAGGAAAATTAAAGAAGTTACAGAAGAAGTTGCCAACAAG GTGTCTTCTGCCATGACTGATGAAATTTGTCGGCTTTCTGTTTTGGTAGATGAGTTTAACTCTGATTTCCATCCATCCCCACAAGTTTTGAAGCTTTATAAAGGT GAACTCAACAAACACCTAGAGGAAGGATTAGGAAGGAATCTGGCTGACCGTTGCTCCAGTGAAGTCAACAACTCTATGCATCAATCCCAACAAGAAATGATTG aaaaTCTGCAGTCGCTCTTGCCTTCTGATGTCCAGGACAAGCTCCACTTGCTCATTCCATGCAGGCAATTTGACCTGAGCTACGATTTGAACTGCCACAGCCTCTGCTCAGATTTTCAGGAGGATATCACATTTCGGTTCTCCCTGGGCTGGACGGCTCTTGTTAGTCGCTTCCTGGGCCCTCAACACGCTCACCGGGTTCTGCTCAGCATGGCAGAACCAGCTCTTGCC ATCCCTAGATCTCTTGCCTCCACTCCTTGCACCACTAGTGCTCCCACTCTAACCCCGGAGAATGCATCGCAGGAGGAGCTTATGGTTTCCTTGGTCACCAATCTGGCCTCACTGACATCTCGGACTTCCATGACGGTCGTCATCCTTGGCGGTCTG GAAGAAAGCTGTTTATCTTGA
- the MFN1 gene encoding mitofusin-1 isoform X2, which produces MADCNPSPLKHFVLAKKKITAIFEELLSYVTEGASFVEETYKNPELECIATMDELAEIQAYKNKLAIIGEVLARRHMKVAFFGRTSSGKSSVINAMLWDKVLPSGIGHTTNCFLSVEGTDGDKAYLMTEGSDEKKSVKAINQLAHALHMDKDLEAGCLVHVFWPKTKCALLRDDLVLVDSPGTDVTTELDSWIDKFCLDADVFVLVANSESTLMNTEKQFFHKVNEKLSKPNIFILNNRWDASASEPEYMEDVRKQHMERCLTFLVDELRVVDRSEAQNRIFFVSAKEVLSARKHKAQGMPEGGDALAEGFQTRFQEFKHFEKIFEECISQSAVKTKFEQHTIRAKQILETVKNIMDSVNVAAAHQRVHSMEEREEQKDRLEFVRNQLNFLTDEIKRKIKEVTEEVANKVSSAMTDEICRLSVLVDEFNSDFHPSPQVLKLYKGELNKHLEEGLGRNLADRCSSEVNNSMHQSQQEMIENLQSLLPSDVQDKLHLLIPCRQFDLSYDLNCHSLCSDFQEDITFRFSLGWTALVSRFLGPQHAHRVLLSMAEPALAIPRSLASTPCTTSAPTLTPENASQEELMVSLVTNLASLTSRTSMTVVILGGLIWRTVGWKVISLSLSMYGLLYLYERLTWTMKAKERVFKQQFVNYATEKLQLIINLTSANCSHQGNGHHICSPLPAG; this is translated from the exons ATGGCGGACTGTAATCCCTCCCCACTTAAGCACTTTGTATTGGCTAAGAAGAAGATTACTGCTATTTTTGAAGAGCTGCTGAGTTATGTTACCGAAGGAGCAAGCTTTGTTGAAG AAACCTACAAAAACCCAGAGCTTGAATGTATAGCTACCATGGACGAACTTGCAGAAATACAGGCATATAAAAACAAGCTGGCCATAATTGGTGAAGTATTAGCACGGCGGCATATGAAAGTAGCTTTTTTTGGCAG AACCAGCAGTGGGAAGAGCTCTGTGATCAATGCGATGCTGTGGGACAAGGTGCTGCCAAGCGGCATTGGGCACACCACTAACTGCTTTCTCAGTGTAGAAGGAACCGATGGCGATAAAGCTTACCTGATGACTGAAGGCTCAGACGAAAAGAAGAGTGTTAAGGCAA TTAATCAACTTGCCCATGCACTCCATATGGATAAAGACTTAGAAGCTGGTTGCTTAGTTCATGTCTTTTGGCCTAAAACCAAATGTGCCCTCCTGAGAGACGACTTGGTCTTAGTGGACAG TCCAGGCACTGACGTCACCACAGAGCTTGACAGCTGGATTGACAAATTCTGCCTGGatgctgatgtttttgttttagttgCTAATTCGGAGTCAACCCTCATGAATACG GAGAAACAGTTTTTCCACAAAGTGAATGAAAAACTTTCTAAACCAAACATTTTTATCCTGAATAACCGCTGGGATGCTTCTGCCTCAGAACCTGAATACATGGAGGAT GTACGCAAACAGCACATGGAGCGTTGCCTGACTTTCTTGGTGGATGAGCTCAGAGTTGTGGATCGTTCTGAAGCCCAAAATCGAATTTTCTTTGTTTCAGCCAAGGAAGTTCTCAGTGCAAGGAAACACAAAGCTCAGGgcatgcctgagggag GTGATGCACTCGCCGAGGGATTTCAGACACggttccaagaatttaagcattTTGAGAAAATATTTGAG GAGTGTATCTCGCAATCAGCTGTGAAAACCAAGTTTGAGCAGCACACTATCAGAGCTAAACAGATCCTTGAGACTGTGAAAAACATTATGGACAGCGTAAACGTGGCAGCAGCCCATCAAAG AGTGCATTCAATGGAAGAACGAGAGGAGCAGAAAGACAGGTTGGAATTCGTGCGAAACCAGCTCAACTTTTTAACAGACGAGATTAAGAGGAAAATTAAAGAAGTTACAGAAGAAGTTGCCAACAAG GTGTCTTCTGCCATGACTGATGAAATTTGTCGGCTTTCTGTTTTGGTAGATGAGTTTAACTCTGATTTCCATCCATCCCCACAAGTTTTGAAGCTTTATAAAGGT GAACTCAACAAACACCTAGAGGAAGGATTAGGAAGGAATCTGGCTGACCGTTGCTCCAGTGAAGTCAACAACTCTATGCATCAATCCCAACAAGAAATGATTG aaaaTCTGCAGTCGCTCTTGCCTTCTGATGTCCAGGACAAGCTCCACTTGCTCATTCCATGCAGGCAATTTGACCTGAGCTACGATTTGAACTGCCACAGCCTCTGCTCAGATTTTCAGGAGGATATCACATTTCGGTTCTCCCTGGGCTGGACGGCTCTTGTTAGTCGCTTCCTGGGCCCTCAACACGCTCACCGGGTTCTGCTCAGCATGGCAGAACCAGCTCTTGCC ATCCCTAGATCTCTTGCCTCCACTCCTTGCACCACTAGTGCTCCCACTCTAACCCCGGAGAATGCATCGCAGGAGGAGCTTATGGTTTCCTTGGTCACCAATCTGGCCTCACTGACATCTCGGACTTCCATGACGGTCGTCATCCTTGGCGGTCTG ATTTGGAGAACGGTTGGCTGGAAGGTCATCTCTCTTTCCCTGAGTATGTATGGGCTATTGTATCTCTACGAGAGGCTTACTTGGACAATGAAAGCCAAAGAACGGGTTTTTAAGCAGCAGTTTGTCAACTATGCTACAGAAAAGCTGCAACTGATCATCAACCTTACCAGCGCAAACTGTAGCCATCAG GGAAATGGCCACCACATTTGCTCGCCTCTGCCAGCAGGTTGA
- the ZNF639 gene encoding zinc finger protein 639 codes for MNEHPKKRKRKTLHPSRYSDSSGIPKYIDNSGIFSDHCYSVCSMKQLDTKVPDNRGRFHNTVPSIDTDEDGSQVYAGTSQWSGIQSNVLGTHLVDPKKKDKSPSNGIFKDSCESPIFSDSLTEEEKPLDIQTVEISTTEVQAVEVHDIETQTISPEKLEAEDAEEIPVGSCKVLEKNPPLNVVIPPKWPLLRANSSGLYKCERCTFNSKYFSDLKQHVVLKHKTCPEGNICRVCKESFSSKKVLIEHLKIHEEDPYVCKYCDYKTVMFENLSQHIADTHFSDHLYWCEQCDVQFSSSSELYLHFQEHSCDELYLCQFCEHETSDPEDLHSHVVNEHAGRLIELSDSYNSRQQQGQYSLVNKISFDKCKNFFVCQVCGFRSRLHTNVNRHVAIEHTKIFPHVCDDCGKGFSGMLEYCKHLNSHLSEGIYLCQYCEYSTGQIGDLRIHLDFRHSAELPHKCTDCLMRFGNERDLLSHLQIHETA; via the exons ATGAATGAGCatccaaagaaaaggaaaaggaagactcTACACCCTTCACGCTATTCAG ATTCTTCAGGAATTCCAAAATACATAGATAACAGTGGCATATTTTCTGACCATTGTTACAGTGTCTGTTCCATGAAGCAACTAGACACAAAAGTTCCTGATAACCGAG GTCGATTTCATAACACAGTGCCTAGCATAGATACTGATGAGGATGGCAGCCAGGTGTATGCTGGGACATCTCAGTGGAGTGGGATCCAGTCTAATGTCCTGGGGACACACTTGGTGGAccctaaaaaaaaag ATAAATCCCCCAGTAACGGAATTTTTAAAGATTCGTGTGAATCACCTATCTTCAGTGACAGTTTAACAGAAGAGGAGAAACCTTTGGACATTCAGACTGTAGAAATTTCCACTACTGAAGTCCAGGCTGTGGAGGTTCATGACATTGAAACTCAGACCATTTCCCCAGAGAAGCTTGAAGCAGAGGATGCAGAAGAAATCCCTGTTGGAAGTTGCAAGGTGCTTGAAAAAAATCCTCCTTTGAATGTTGTCATTCCACCCAAATGGCCCCTGCTCCGGGCAAACAGCAGCGGTTTGTACAAATGTGAACGATGCACATTTAATAGTAAATATTTTTCAGACTTAAAGCAGCATGTGGTTCTAAAGCATAAAACATGCCCTGAGGGCAACATCTGCCGTGTGTGTAAGGAAAGCTTCTCTTCCAAAAAGGTGCTTATTGAACACTTGAAAATTCATGAGGAAGACCCCTATGTTTGCAAATATTGTGACTACAAAACAGTGATGTTTGAAAACCTGAGCCAGCATATAGCAGATACACATTTTAGCGACCATCTTTACTGGTGTGAGCAATGTGATGTTCAGTTCTCTTCCAGTAGTGAGCTGTACCTCCATTTCCAGGAACACAGCTGTGATGAACTGTACCTGTGCCAATTTTGTGAGCATGAAACAAGCGACCCCGAGGACTTGCACAGCCATGTGGTGAACGAGCACGCAGGCCGGCTGATAGAGCTGAGTGACAGCTACAACAGCAGGCAGCAACAGGGCCAGTACAGTCTGGTCAACAAAATCAGCTTTGACAAGTGCAAGAACTTCTTTGTGTGTCAAGTGTGTGGCTTCCGCAGCAGGCTTCACACCAATGTCAATCGCCATGTGGCGATAGAGCACACCAAAATATTCCCCCATGTTTGTGATGACTGTGGGAAAGGCTTCTCAGGCATGTTGGAATATTGCAAACACTTAAATAGTCACCTGTCTGAAGGCATTTATTTGTGTCAATATTGTGAATATTCGACAGGACAGATTGGAGACCTCAGAATTCACTTGGACTTCAGGCATTCGGCTGAACTGCCTCACAAGTGCACCGATTGCTTGATGAGGTTTGGTAATGAAAGAGACCTTTTGAGTCATCTTCAAATACATGAAACTGCTTGA
- the LOC134500532 gene encoding uncharacterized protein LOC134500532, whose translation MEQEGGIQEVIDQETNAEVKSRELNETVQEQIAELEIGNQENALEQEERIQEDSTELNGDIPEENGRDCEFVAGARPKIKEQVQGGQEEFTEQSAEALTRNAESVGTGQDLFRGFSVGTHKKILRQVGRSWEEVTEKVGTGQGQMAEQDSQDQEAGLKLVRDLLTVVTRSDLPHEEKLELEFVTLQFMMGGNVHLLGELQSQAVVENFRQEVFAKFPIPAFHVTSSVICCDQAASQWPERSQLLKENGCSRQQERIYSQLIFFLCRAPFLKSWDQLDRLAEMLHKLKNCIYYNPVALVGVIVQVDPDPGLDAEQEARARRWLRCLLDGFFCCDLLLDHDGTEPEVQVQVAVYQSGQPERALEVKRAACQAIRAALKF comes from the coding sequence ATGGAGCAGGAGGGAGGAATCCAAGAGGTTATAGACCAAGAGACAAATGCTGAGGTGAAGAGTAGGGAGCTGAATGAGACAGTTCAGGAGCAGATCGCAGAGCTGGAGATAGGCAATCAGGAGAATGCTTTAGAGCAAGAAGAAAGAATACAGGAAGATAGCACAGAGCTAAATGGAGATATCCCAGAGGAGAATGGAAGGGATTGTGAGTTTGTGGCTGGAGCTCGGCCAAAGATCAAAGAGCAAGTTCAAGGAGGACAGGAAGAATTTACAGAACAATCTGCAGAAGCCCTAACGAGGAATGCAGAATCGGTTGGAACAGGCCAAGATTTGTTCAGAGGGTTTTCAGTAGGAACTCACAAGAAGATCCTGAGGCAGGTTGGGAGATCCTGGGAAGAAGTCACAGAGAAAGTGGGAACAGGGCAGGGCCAGATGGCAGAACAAGACAGCCAAGACCAAGAGGCAGGCCTAAAGCTAGTCAGGGACCTGTTGACAGTTGTCACCAGATCTGACCTTCCACATGAAGAAAAGTTGGAGTTGGAATTTGTGACCCTTCAGTTTATGATGGGAGGCAATGTGCATTTGCTTGGGGAGTTGCAAAGCCAAGCGGTGGTGGAGAACTTCCGACAGGAAGTGTTTGCAAAATTCCCTATACCAGCTTTCCATGTGACCAGCTCAGTGATCTGCTGTGATCAAGCTGCCAGCCAGTGGCCTGAGAGGTCTCAGCTTCTGAAAGAAAATGGCTGTTCCAGGCAACAAGAAAGAATCTACTCCCAGCTCATCTTCTTCCTGTGCAGAGCCCCTTTCCTTAAGTCTTGGGATCAACTGGATCGATTGGCCGAAATGCTACACAAGCTGAAGAACTGCATCTATTATAACCCAGTGGCCTTGGTTGGAGTCATCGTGCAGGTGGATCCAGACCCAGGACTGGATGCAGAACAGGAGGCCCGGGCACGGCGCTGGCTGAGGTGCTTGCTAGATGGGTTCTTTTGCTGCGATTTGTTGTTAGACCATGATGGGACAGAGCCAGAAGTTCAAGTCCAGGTAGCTGTCTATCAGTCAGGCCAACCCGAAAGAGCTTTAGAAGTCAAGAGAGCAGCTTGTCAGGCAATTCGAGCAGCCCTGAAGTTCTGA